The Pongo abelii isolate AG06213 chromosome 20, NHGRI_mPonAbe1-v2.0_pri, whole genome shotgun sequence genome window below encodes:
- the ERCC1 gene encoding DNA excision repair protein ERCC-1 isoform X3, producing MELSEFCGGRLLQMDPGKDKEGVPQPSGPPARKKFVIPLDEDEVPPGVAKPLFRSTQSLPTVDTSAQAASQTYAEYAISQPPGGAGATCPTGSEPLAGETPNQALKPGAKSNSIIVSPRQRGNPVLKFVRNVPWEFGDVIPDYVLGQSTCALFLSLRYHNLHPDYIHGRLQSLGKNFALRVLLVQVDVKDPQQALKELAKMCILADCTLILAWSPEEAGRYLETYKAYEQKPADLLMEKLEQDFVSRSLEQLIAASREDLALCPGLGPQKVRALEKNPRSWGKEGAPNKHNLRPQSFKVKKEPKTRHNGFRL from the exons ATGGAGCTCTCGGAGTTTTGTGGGGGACGGCT GCTCCAGATGGACCCTGGGAAGGACAAAGAGGGGGTGCCCCAGCCCTCAGGGCCGCCAGCAAGGAAGAAATTTGTGATACCCCTCGACGAGGATGAGGTCCCTCCTGGAGTG GCCAAGCCCTTATTCAGATCCACACAGAGCCTTCCTACTGTGGACACCTCGGCCCAGGCGGCCTCTCAGACCTACGCCGAATATGCCATCTCACAGCCTCCGGGAGGGGCTGGGGCCACGTGCCCCACAGGGTCAGAGCCCCTGGCAGGAGAGACCCCCAACCAGGCCCTGAAACCCGGGGCAAAATCCAACAGCATCATTGTGAGCCCTCGGCAG AGGGGCAATCCCGTACTGAAGTTCGTGCGAAACGTGCCCTGGGAATTTGGCGACGTAATCCCCGACTATGTGCTGGGCCAGAGCACCTGTGCTCTGTTCCTCAG CCTCCGCTACCACAACCTGCACCCAGACTATATCCATGGGCGGCTGCAGAGCCTGGGGAAGAACTTCGCCTTGCGGGTCCTGCTCGTCCAGGTGGATGTG AAAGATCCCCAGCAGGCCCTCAAGGAGCTGGCTAAGATGTGTATCCTGGCCGACTGCACACTGATCCTCGCCTGGAG CCCCGAGGAAGCTGGGCGGTACCTGGAGACCTACAAGGCCTATGAGCAGAAACCAGCGGACCTCCTGATGGAGAAGCTAGAGCAGGACTTCGTCTCCCGG TCTCTGGAACAGCTCATCGCTGCATCGAGAGAAGATCTGGCCTTATGCCCAGGCCTGGGCCCTCAGAAGGTAAGAGCTCTGGAAAAGAACCCAAGGagttgggggaaggagggagcccCAAATAAACACAACCTGAGACCCCAAAGTTTTAAGGtgaaaaaagaaccaaagaccAGACACAATGGCttccgcctataa
- the ERCC1 gene encoding DNA excision repair protein ERCC-1 isoform X1: protein MELSEFCGGRLLQMDPGKDKEGVPQPSGPPARKKFVIPLDEDEVPPGVAKPLFRSTQSLPTVDTSAQAASQTYAEYAISQPPGGAGATCPTGSEPLAGETPNQALKPGAKSNSIIVSPRQRGNPVLKFVRNVPWEFGDVIPDYVLGQSTCALFLSLRYHNLHPDYIHGRLQSLGKNFALRVLLVQVDVKDPQQALKELAKMCILADCTLILAWSPEEAGRYLETYKAYEQKPADLLMEKLEQDFVSRVTECLTTVKSVNKTDSQTLLTTFGSLEQLIAASREDLALCPGLGPQKVRALEKNPRSWGKEGAPNKHNLRPQSFKVKKEPKTRHNGFRL from the exons ATGGAGCTCTCGGAGTTTTGTGGGGGACGGCT GCTCCAGATGGACCCTGGGAAGGACAAAGAGGGGGTGCCCCAGCCCTCAGGGCCGCCAGCAAGGAAGAAATTTGTGATACCCCTCGACGAGGATGAGGTCCCTCCTGGAGTG GCCAAGCCCTTATTCAGATCCACACAGAGCCTTCCTACTGTGGACACCTCGGCCCAGGCGGCCTCTCAGACCTACGCCGAATATGCCATCTCACAGCCTCCGGGAGGGGCTGGGGCCACGTGCCCCACAGGGTCAGAGCCCCTGGCAGGAGAGACCCCCAACCAGGCCCTGAAACCCGGGGCAAAATCCAACAGCATCATTGTGAGCCCTCGGCAG AGGGGCAATCCCGTACTGAAGTTCGTGCGAAACGTGCCCTGGGAATTTGGCGACGTAATCCCCGACTATGTGCTGGGCCAGAGCACCTGTGCTCTGTTCCTCAG CCTCCGCTACCACAACCTGCACCCAGACTATATCCATGGGCGGCTGCAGAGCCTGGGGAAGAACTTCGCCTTGCGGGTCCTGCTCGTCCAGGTGGATGTG AAAGATCCCCAGCAGGCCCTCAAGGAGCTGGCTAAGATGTGTATCCTGGCCGACTGCACACTGATCCTCGCCTGGAG CCCCGAGGAAGCTGGGCGGTACCTGGAGACCTACAAGGCCTATGAGCAGAAACCAGCGGACCTCCTGATGGAGAAGCTAGAGCAGGACTTCGTCTCCCGG GTGACTGAATGTCTGACCACCGTGAAGTCAGTCAACAAAACGGACAGTCAGACCCTCCTGACCACGTTTGGA TCTCTGGAACAGCTCATCGCTGCATCGAGAGAAGATCTGGCCTTATGCCCAGGCCTGGGCCCTCAGAAGGTAAGAGCTCTGGAAAAGAACCCAAGGagttgggggaaggagggagcccCAAATAAACACAACCTGAGACCCCAAAGTTTTAAGGtgaaaaaagaaccaaagaccAGACACAATGGCttccgcctataa
- the ERCC1 gene encoding DNA excision repair protein ERCC-1 isoform X2 — MDPGKDKEGVPQPSGPPARKKFVIPLDEDEVPPGVAKPLFRSTQSLPTVDTSAQAASQTYAEYAISQPPGGAGATCPTGSEPLAGETPNQALKPGAKSNSIIVSPRQRGNPVLKFVRNVPWEFGDVIPDYVLGQSTCALFLSLRYHNLHPDYIHGRLQSLGKNFALRVLLVQVDVKDPQQALKELAKMCILADCTLILAWSPEEAGRYLETYKAYEQKPADLLMEKLEQDFVSRVTECLTTVKSVNKTDSQTLLTTFGSLEQLIAASREDLALCPGLGPQKVRALEKNPRSWGKEGAPNKHNLRPQSFKVKKEPKTRHNGFRL; from the exons ATGGACCCTGGGAAGGACAAAGAGGGGGTGCCCCAGCCCTCAGGGCCGCCAGCAAGGAAGAAATTTGTGATACCCCTCGACGAGGATGAGGTCCCTCCTGGAGTG GCCAAGCCCTTATTCAGATCCACACAGAGCCTTCCTACTGTGGACACCTCGGCCCAGGCGGCCTCTCAGACCTACGCCGAATATGCCATCTCACAGCCTCCGGGAGGGGCTGGGGCCACGTGCCCCACAGGGTCAGAGCCCCTGGCAGGAGAGACCCCCAACCAGGCCCTGAAACCCGGGGCAAAATCCAACAGCATCATTGTGAGCCCTCGGCAG AGGGGCAATCCCGTACTGAAGTTCGTGCGAAACGTGCCCTGGGAATTTGGCGACGTAATCCCCGACTATGTGCTGGGCCAGAGCACCTGTGCTCTGTTCCTCAG CCTCCGCTACCACAACCTGCACCCAGACTATATCCATGGGCGGCTGCAGAGCCTGGGGAAGAACTTCGCCTTGCGGGTCCTGCTCGTCCAGGTGGATGTG AAAGATCCCCAGCAGGCCCTCAAGGAGCTGGCTAAGATGTGTATCCTGGCCGACTGCACACTGATCCTCGCCTGGAG CCCCGAGGAAGCTGGGCGGTACCTGGAGACCTACAAGGCCTATGAGCAGAAACCAGCGGACCTCCTGATGGAGAAGCTAGAGCAGGACTTCGTCTCCCGG GTGACTGAATGTCTGACCACCGTGAAGTCAGTCAACAAAACGGACAGTCAGACCCTCCTGACCACGTTTGGA TCTCTGGAACAGCTCATCGCTGCATCGAGAGAAGATCTGGCCTTATGCCCAGGCCTGGGCCCTCAGAAGGTAAGAGCTCTGGAAAAGAACCCAAGGagttgggggaaggagggagcccCAAATAAACACAACCTGAGACCCCAAAGTTTTAAGGtgaaaaaagaaccaaagaccAGACACAATGGCttccgcctataa
- the ERCC1 gene encoding DNA excision repair protein ERCC-1 isoform X4 produces the protein MELSEFCGGRLLQMDPGKDKEGVPQPSGPPARKKFVIPLDEDEVPPGVAKPLFRSTQSLPTVDTSAQAASQTYAEYAISQPPGGAGATCPTGSEPLAGETPNQALKPGAKSNSIIVSPRQRGNPVLKFVRNVPWEFGDVIPDYVLGQSTCALFLSLRYHNLHPDYIHGRLQSLGKNFALRVLLVQVDVKDPQQALKELAKMCILADCTLILAWSPEEAGRYLETYKAYEQKPADLLMEKLEQDFVSRVTECLTTVKSVNKTDSQTLLTTFGSLEQLIAASREDLALCPGLGPQKARRLFDVLHEPFLKVP, from the exons ATGGAGCTCTCGGAGTTTTGTGGGGGACGGCT GCTCCAGATGGACCCTGGGAAGGACAAAGAGGGGGTGCCCCAGCCCTCAGGGCCGCCAGCAAGGAAGAAATTTGTGATACCCCTCGACGAGGATGAGGTCCCTCCTGGAGTG GCCAAGCCCTTATTCAGATCCACACAGAGCCTTCCTACTGTGGACACCTCGGCCCAGGCGGCCTCTCAGACCTACGCCGAATATGCCATCTCACAGCCTCCGGGAGGGGCTGGGGCCACGTGCCCCACAGGGTCAGAGCCCCTGGCAGGAGAGACCCCCAACCAGGCCCTGAAACCCGGGGCAAAATCCAACAGCATCATTGTGAGCCCTCGGCAG AGGGGCAATCCCGTACTGAAGTTCGTGCGAAACGTGCCCTGGGAATTTGGCGACGTAATCCCCGACTATGTGCTGGGCCAGAGCACCTGTGCTCTGTTCCTCAG CCTCCGCTACCACAACCTGCACCCAGACTATATCCATGGGCGGCTGCAGAGCCTGGGGAAGAACTTCGCCTTGCGGGTCCTGCTCGTCCAGGTGGATGTG AAAGATCCCCAGCAGGCCCTCAAGGAGCTGGCTAAGATGTGTATCCTGGCCGACTGCACACTGATCCTCGCCTGGAG CCCCGAGGAAGCTGGGCGGTACCTGGAGACCTACAAGGCCTATGAGCAGAAACCAGCGGACCTCCTGATGGAGAAGCTAGAGCAGGACTTCGTCTCCCGG GTGACTGAATGTCTGACCACCGTGAAGTCAGTCAACAAAACGGACAGTCAGACCCTCCTGACCACGTTTGGA TCTCTGGAACAGCTCATCGCTGCATCGAGAGAAGATCTGGCCTTATGCCCAGGCCTGGGCCCTCAGAAG
- the ERCC1 gene encoding DNA excision repair protein ERCC-1 isoform X6, with protein sequence MELSEFCGGRLLQMDPGKDKEGVPQPSGPPARKKFVIPLDEDEVPPGVAKPLFRSTQSLPTVDTSAQAASQTYAEYAISQPPGGAGATCPTGSEPLAGETPNQALKPGAKSNSIIVSPRQRGNPVLKFVRNVPWEFGDVIPDYVLGQSTCALFLSLRYHNLHPDYIHGRLQSLGKNFALRVLLVQVDVKDPQQALKELAKMCILADCTLILAWSPEEAGRYLETYKAYEQKPADLLMEKLEQDFVSRSLEQLIAASREDLALCPGLGPQKARRLFDVLHEPFLKVP encoded by the exons ATGGAGCTCTCGGAGTTTTGTGGGGGACGGCT GCTCCAGATGGACCCTGGGAAGGACAAAGAGGGGGTGCCCCAGCCCTCAGGGCCGCCAGCAAGGAAGAAATTTGTGATACCCCTCGACGAGGATGAGGTCCCTCCTGGAGTG GCCAAGCCCTTATTCAGATCCACACAGAGCCTTCCTACTGTGGACACCTCGGCCCAGGCGGCCTCTCAGACCTACGCCGAATATGCCATCTCACAGCCTCCGGGAGGGGCTGGGGCCACGTGCCCCACAGGGTCAGAGCCCCTGGCAGGAGAGACCCCCAACCAGGCCCTGAAACCCGGGGCAAAATCCAACAGCATCATTGTGAGCCCTCGGCAG AGGGGCAATCCCGTACTGAAGTTCGTGCGAAACGTGCCCTGGGAATTTGGCGACGTAATCCCCGACTATGTGCTGGGCCAGAGCACCTGTGCTCTGTTCCTCAG CCTCCGCTACCACAACCTGCACCCAGACTATATCCATGGGCGGCTGCAGAGCCTGGGGAAGAACTTCGCCTTGCGGGTCCTGCTCGTCCAGGTGGATGTG AAAGATCCCCAGCAGGCCCTCAAGGAGCTGGCTAAGATGTGTATCCTGGCCGACTGCACACTGATCCTCGCCTGGAG CCCCGAGGAAGCTGGGCGGTACCTGGAGACCTACAAGGCCTATGAGCAGAAACCAGCGGACCTCCTGATGGAGAAGCTAGAGCAGGACTTCGTCTCCCGG TCTCTGGAACAGCTCATCGCTGCATCGAGAGAAGATCTGGCCTTATGCCCAGGCCTGGGCCCTCAGAAG
- the ERCC1 gene encoding DNA excision repair protein ERCC-1 isoform X5, translated as MGLVDLLQMDPGKDKEGVPQPSGPPARKKFVIPLDEDEVPPGVAKPLFRSTQSLPTVDTSAQAASQTYAEYAISQPPGGAGATCPTGSEPLAGETPNQALKPGAKSNSIIVSPRQRGNPVLKFVRNVPWEFGDVIPDYVLGQSTCALFLSLRYHNLHPDYIHGRLQSLGKNFALRVLLVQVDVKDPQQALKELAKMCILADCTLILAWSPEEAGRYLETYKAYEQKPADLLMEKLEQDFVSRVTECLTTVKSVNKTDSQTLLTTFGSLEQLIAASREDLALCPGLGPQKARRLFDVLHEPFLKVP; from the exons ATGGGACTTGTGGACCT GCTCCAGATGGACCCTGGGAAGGACAAAGAGGGGGTGCCCCAGCCCTCAGGGCCGCCAGCAAGGAAGAAATTTGTGATACCCCTCGACGAGGATGAGGTCCCTCCTGGAGTG GCCAAGCCCTTATTCAGATCCACACAGAGCCTTCCTACTGTGGACACCTCGGCCCAGGCGGCCTCTCAGACCTACGCCGAATATGCCATCTCACAGCCTCCGGGAGGGGCTGGGGCCACGTGCCCCACAGGGTCAGAGCCCCTGGCAGGAGAGACCCCCAACCAGGCCCTGAAACCCGGGGCAAAATCCAACAGCATCATTGTGAGCCCTCGGCAG AGGGGCAATCCCGTACTGAAGTTCGTGCGAAACGTGCCCTGGGAATTTGGCGACGTAATCCCCGACTATGTGCTGGGCCAGAGCACCTGTGCTCTGTTCCTCAG CCTCCGCTACCACAACCTGCACCCAGACTATATCCATGGGCGGCTGCAGAGCCTGGGGAAGAACTTCGCCTTGCGGGTCCTGCTCGTCCAGGTGGATGTG AAAGATCCCCAGCAGGCCCTCAAGGAGCTGGCTAAGATGTGTATCCTGGCCGACTGCACACTGATCCTCGCCTGGAG CCCCGAGGAAGCTGGGCGGTACCTGGAGACCTACAAGGCCTATGAGCAGAAACCAGCGGACCTCCTGATGGAGAAGCTAGAGCAGGACTTCGTCTCCCGG GTGACTGAATGTCTGACCACCGTGAAGTCAGTCAACAAAACGGACAGTCAGACCCTCCTGACCACGTTTGGA TCTCTGGAACAGCTCATCGCTGCATCGAGAGAAGATCTGGCCTTATGCCCAGGCCTGGGCCCTCAGAAG